DNA from Pseudomonas putida:
TCACGGTGCTGGAAGCCCAGAAGCAATTGCGCAATGTGCGCGGCACCCTGGGCTTGGAGCAGGCGGCGGTCGGCGGGTATGAAATCCACGCTGGCGTCACCCGCGGCCCGGCCCTGGAGCGCCCGGCGGTGCAACTGGACGATGGCCGCTGCGACGGTGCGATCAGCGCCGATGGGCAGGTGCTCGCCACCTACCTGCATGGCCTGTTCGAGGGCAGTCATTCATGTGCGGCGCTGCTGCGCTGGGCTGGGCTGGAGGATGCCCAGGCCATCGACTACGACGCCTTGCGCGAGCGAGATATCGAGCGCCTGGCGGACCTCGTGGAGCAGCATCTGGACACCGCGCGCTTGCGCCAATTGTGTGGAGTCGCCTGACATGCGCAACCTGATCCTGGGCGGTGCCCGCTCCGGCAAAAGCCGCCTGGCCGAACAGTTGGCCCAGGCCAGCGGCCTGCCAGTGACCTACATCGCCACCAGCGAGCCGCTCGACGGCGAGATGAACGAGCGTGTGCAGTTGCATCGCCAGCGTCGTCCTGCCGAATGGGGGCTGATCGAAGAGCCGCTTGCCTTGGCCCAAGTGTTACGTGCCGAGGCCGCGCAAGGGCGCTGCCTGCTGGTGGATTGCCTGACCCTGTGGTTGACCAACTTGCTGATGCTGGACGACGACGCCCGACTGGCCCTGGAGCGCGATGCGTTGCTCGAATGCCTCACGACATTGCCTGGCACGATCATCCTGGTCAGCAACGAAACCGGCCTGGGCGTGGTGCCCATGGGCGAGTTGACCCGGCGCTATGTCGATCAGGCCGGCTGGCTGCACCAGGCGGTGGCCGAGCGCTGCGAGCGCGTGGTGCTGACCGTCGCTGGCCTACCCCTCATGCTCAAAGGACCCTCCCTATGAAACAACCCTGGTGGCGCGACGCCTGCCAACCCATCGACCTGGCCGCCATGGACCAGGCCCGTGCCCGTCAGCAGCAACTGACCAAGCCCGCGGGCTCCCTTGGCCAGTTGGAGTGCTTGGCGGTGCAATTGGCCGGCTTGCAAGGTTGCGAGCGGCCGACCTTGGAGCGGGTGGCCATCACGATCTTTGCGGGTGACCACGGCGTGGTGGAGGAGGGCATCTCCGCCTATCCACAGGCGGTGACCGGCCAGATGCTGGGCAATTTCGTCGGCGGTGGCGCAGCGATCAGTGTGCTGGCGTGCCAGCTTCAGGCCACCCTGGAGGTGGTCGACCTGGGCACCATCGACCCGGAGCTGGATTTGCCTGGGGTGCGCCACCTGCGTCTGGGTGCCGGTACCGCCAACTTCGCCCGCCAGCCGGCGATGACCGAGGCGCAGTGGCAGGCGGCGCTCGCCGCCGGGCGCGACTGTGCGTTGCGGGCCGCCGAGCAGGGGGCCACGCTGTTCATCGGCGGCGAGATGGGCATTGGCAACACCACCGCCGCAGCTGCGTTGGCCAGCGCTCTGCTGGGCTGCTCGGCGCAGCTGCTGAGCGGCCCGGGTACGGGCCTGGATGCGGGCGGTGTGCGGCACAAGGCTGAAGTGATCGAGCGCGCCCTCGGGCTGCATGGCGTGGGGGCCGACGATCCACTGCAGGCCCTGGCCTGTGTCGGGGGCTTTGAAATCGCCGCGCTGGTCGGTGCTTATCTGGCGTGCGCCCAGCAGGGCGTGGCGGTGTTGGTGGACGGCTTCATTTGCAGTGTCGCGGCCTTGGTGGCGGTGCGTGTGAATCCTGATTGCCGACCGTGGCTGCTGTTCGCGCATCAGGGGGCGGAGCCGGGGCATCAGGTCTTGCTCGAAGCGCTGCAAGCGACCCCGTTGCTGGCCCTCGGCCTGCGTCTGGGCGAGGGCAGTGGCGCGGCCTTGGCCGTGCCGCTGATGCGCCTGGCCTGCGCCCTGCACGGGCAGATGGCGACCTTCGCCGAGGCCGCGGTGGCGGATCGCTCGGCATGAGGCTCGACCTGTTGCGCCATGGTGAAACCGAACTCGGCGGTGGGTTGCGCGGTAGCCTGGACGACGCCTTGACCGAGCGCGGCTGGACGCAGATGCGCGAGGCGGTGACCGAGGCGGGGCCCTGGGACGTGCTGGTCAGTTCCCCGCTGCGTCGCTGCGCGCATTTCGCCGATGAGCTTGGCGCGCGGCTGGCGTTGCCGGTGCAACGCGAGGCTGGCGTGCGTGAGCTGCATTTCGGTGATTGGGAAGGGCGCAGCGCGGCGCAGATCATGCAAGATCAGGCCGATGCGCTGGGGCGCTTCTGGGCCGACCCGTATGGCTACACGCCGCCCAATGGCGAGCCCGTGGGTGCGTTCGCCGAGCGGGTGCTGGCGACCATCGACGAGCTGGGCAGGCAGCACCTGGGCAAGCGCGTGCTGCTGGTCACCCATGGCGGCGTCATGCGCTTGTTGCTGGCGCGTGCCCGTGGCCTACCGCGTGAGCAGCTGCTGCAGGTCGAGGTCGGGCATGGGGCATTACGGCGCCTGCGCTTGGCGAGCGATGGCCAGTTGCGCGAGGAGAGCTGAAATGCTGCCTTTCTGGATTGCCCTGCAGTTTCTGAGCAGCCTGCCGGTGCGCCTGCCGGGAATGCCGGAACCTCGGCAGATGGGCCGTTCGTTGTTGTTCTACCCGGTGATTGGTCTGCTGTTCGGCCTGCTGTTGTGGGGCGCCAGTCATTGGCTCGCAGGTGTCGCCGCGCCCTTGCACGCGGCCTTGCTGCTCACACTGTGGGTGCTGCTCAGTGGTGCTTTGCACTTGGATGGCCTGGCTGACAGTGCCGACGCCTGGCTGGGGGGCTTTGGCGATCGCGAGCGCACCTTGCAGATCATGAAGGACCCGCGCAGCGGCCCGATCGCGGTCGTGGCCTTGGTGCTGGTGTTGTTGCTCAAGTTCTGTGCCCTGTGGGTGCTGGTGGAGCGCGATGCGGGTCCCTGGCTGGTCTTGGCCCCGATCGTCGGCCGGGCCGCCTTGCTGGGGTTGTTCATGGGTACTCCCTATGTGCGCCCGGGTGGGCTCGGCCAGGCGCTGGCCGACCATCTGCCTCGGCAGGCAGCGGGCTGGATGCTGACTGCCAGTGCGCTGGTCTGCGTGCTGTTCGGTGGTTGGACGGTACTTTGGGTGCTGCTGGTGTCGGGCGTGGTCTTTTTCTGGATTCGTCACCTGATGTGTCGCCGCCTGGGCGGCAGCACAGGGGACACCGCCGGGGCCCTGTTGGAGTTATTGGAACTGACGGTGGTGTTGGGCCTGGCGTTATCGGCGCATTGAGGTCTCTGCTGTCAAAGCTGGCCTTTTCGCAGGTAAACCCACAGGCTTTGAAGTGCTCTGTGGGAGCGGGTGCCCGCGAAAGGGCCTGACACAACGACACCATGCAACTTCCCGCAATGTTCCTGAACGGTTTCCCTGGCCTGGCGGGCGTATGCTCACAGGCCGTCCACTCGACCAGGGAGCCGTCGCATGCGCCATTGGATGTTCGCCAGCCTGATCGCGCTGGCAAGCCTGCCGGCCACTGCCGCAGACCTCATCGATTTCTGGGACACCCCTCGCCACGGCGGCAACAGCTTCAATCGCCTGCCCCCCGATCAGCGCTACTTCCAGGCCCTGAGTGGCTATGGCGCCACCTGGGTGCGGCTGTCATACGACAAGTGGACGCCTCAGGGGCGTGACTTCCTGCTCGGCGATGCCGATGCCTACAACGGCCTTTCGCCCAAGGACCTGGCGCAGTTGAAGAGCGTTTTGGACAACGCCCACGCCGCGGGTCTGAAGGTCGTGATCGCTCCGCTTTCGTTGCCGGGCATGCGCTGGTCACAGAACAACCAAGGCCAGTTCGACGATCGGCTCTGGCAGGACAAGCGCTACTGGGCCCAGGCGGCCAACTTCTGGCGCGACCTTGCCCTGGTGCTGAAGGATCACCCCGCCGTGGCGGCCTACAACCTGATCAACGAGCCTGCGCCAGAACGCAATGCTGGCCTCGCCGAGCATGCCGATCTGCAGCGTATGCAGCAGTGGTACGTTGGCGAGCAGGGCGGCCCGCGTGACCTGCCGGCGCTGTATCGCGAGCTGGTGGCGGCGATCCGTGAGGTGGATGCGGTCACCCCGATCATGCTCGATGCCGGCTGGTACGCCGCTGCCGATGCCTTCGGGTATTGGCCGGCGCCCTTGCAGGACGGGCGAGTGCTTTACAGCGTGCACATGTACGAGCCCTATTCGGCCACCAGTGCACCGAACATGGCGCGCAAGCAACCGATTCCCTATCCGGGGCCGGCACCGTTCGGCGGCAAGCGTGAACAGTGGGATGGCGAACGGGTAGCGGCTTATCTGCAAAAGCCGCTGGATTGGGCGGATGCGATGGGGGTTCCCCGCTCGCGGCTGGTGGTGGGGGAGTTCGGTTGCATGCGTCGGCTGGCGGGGTGCAAGCAATACCTCGAGGATGTCCTGACGGTCTTGGACAAGCAGCAGTTGCATTGGGCTTTCTACAGTTTCCGTGAGGACAACTGGGACGGAATGGACTACGAACTGGGTGCGGCCAAGGTGCCCTGGCGCTATTGGCAGGCAATCGACAAGGGTGAGCCCGATCCGGTGGCGCGCCAGGCCACGGCTGAATTCGAGCCTATTCGTCGGCGGCTGGCGCCCTGAAGCATCTTTGAAACTTCTTGCAACATCCTGGGTGCGGGTATATACACGCATTCATGCTGACCAGTGAATGCATCTGTACCCATCTGCGTCGCGCCGCCCGTGGGGTGAGCCGGCACTATGACGAAGCCCTTGCCGGCTTCGGCGTCAATGTCGCCCAGTTTTCCCTCTTGCGCCACCTGCAGCGGCTCGATCGGCCGAGCATCACCACCCTGGCCGAGGCTATGGGGCTTGACCGCAGTACCCTCGGGCGCAACCTGCGTGTGCTGGAGGCTGAGGGGCTGGTGAAGCTGGCCGACGGCGATGACCAGCGCAATCGCGTGGTGCTGTTGAGCGCGGCGGGTGAAGCGCTGTTGCGTGCTGCGCTCCCGGCGTGGGAGCAGGCCCAGCGGCAATTGGTCGAGCGACTGGGCGAAGGGCAGCGGGACGCGCTGATCGGGCTGCTGGAGCGTCTGGCGTGATGCTTTACAACCATAAGTGGGTATATACCCGCATAAACCTTGCGATGGGCTGGAGAGAACGACGATGACCTCGGTATGGCGAACCAGCGGGTGGGTGTTGTTGGGGGCGGCGCTTATCCTGGCGTTGTCCCTGGGGGTGCGACACGGCTTTGGTCTGTTCCTGGCACCGATGAGTGCCGAGTTCGGTTGGGGGAGGGAAGTGTTCGCCTTCGCCATCGCCCTGCAGAACCTGATTTGGGGCCTGGCCCAGCCGTTTGCCGGGGCCCTGGCTGACCGCCTGGGCGCCGCGCGAGTGGTGATCATCGGCGGGATTCTCTACACCGTGGGCCTGATGCTGATGGGCATGGCCGACTCGGCCTGGTCGCTTTCGTTGAGTGCTGGCCTGTTGATCGGCATCGGGCTGTCCGGTACGTCCTTCTCGGTCATCCTCGGTGTGGTGGGGCGCGCGGTCCCAGCGGAAAAACGCAGCCTGGCCATGGGCATCGCCAGTGCCGCCGGCTCATTCGGTCAGTTCGCCATGCTGCCGGGAACCCTCGGCCTGATCCAATGGCTGGGTTGGTCGGCAGCCTTGCTGGTTTTGGGCTTGCTGGTGGCCTTGATCGTGCCGTTCGTGGGTTTGTTGCGTGATCGGCCTCTACCGAGCCATGGCGCCGAGCAG
Protein-coding regions in this window:
- the cobU gene encoding bifunctional adenosylcobinamide kinase/adenosylcobinamide-phosphate guanylyltransferase, with product MRNLILGGARSGKSRLAEQLAQASGLPVTYIATSEPLDGEMNERVQLHRQRRPAEWGLIEEPLALAQVLRAEAAQGRCLLVDCLTLWLTNLLMLDDDARLALERDALLECLTTLPGTIILVSNETGLGVVPMGELTRRYVDQAGWLHQAVAERCERVVLTVAGLPLMLKGPSL
- the cobT gene encoding nicotinate-nucleotide--dimethylbenzimidazole phosphoribosyltransferase translates to MKQPWWRDACQPIDLAAMDQARARQQQLTKPAGSLGQLECLAVQLAGLQGCERPTLERVAITIFAGDHGVVEEGISAYPQAVTGQMLGNFVGGGAAISVLACQLQATLEVVDLGTIDPELDLPGVRHLRLGAGTANFARQPAMTEAQWQAALAAGRDCALRAAEQGATLFIGGEMGIGNTTAAAALASALLGCSAQLLSGPGTGLDAGGVRHKAEVIERALGLHGVGADDPLQALACVGGFEIAALVGAYLACAQQGVAVLVDGFICSVAALVAVRVNPDCRPWLLFAHQGAEPGHQVLLEALQATPLLALGLRLGEGSGAALAVPLMRLACALHGQMATFAEAAVADRSA
- the cobC gene encoding alpha-ribazole phosphatase family protein: MRLDLLRHGETELGGGLRGSLDDALTERGWTQMREAVTEAGPWDVLVSSPLRRCAHFADELGARLALPVQREAGVRELHFGDWEGRSAAQIMQDQADALGRFWADPYGYTPPNGEPVGAFAERVLATIDELGRQHLGKRVLLVTHGGVMRLLLARARGLPREQLLQVEVGHGALRRLRLASDGQLREES
- a CDS encoding adenosylcobinamide-GDP ribazoletransferase — encoded protein: MLPFWIALQFLSSLPVRLPGMPEPRQMGRSLLFYPVIGLLFGLLLWGASHWLAGVAAPLHAALLLTLWVLLSGALHLDGLADSADAWLGGFGDRERTLQIMKDPRSGPIAVVALVLVLLLKFCALWVLVERDAGPWLVLAPIVGRAALLGLFMGTPYVRPGGLGQALADHLPRQAAGWMLTASALVCVLFGGWTVLWVLLVSGVVFFWIRHLMCRRLGGSTGDTAGALLELLELTVVLGLALSAH
- a CDS encoding glycoside hydrolase family 5 protein; this translates as MRHWMFASLIALASLPATAADLIDFWDTPRHGGNSFNRLPPDQRYFQALSGYGATWVRLSYDKWTPQGRDFLLGDADAYNGLSPKDLAQLKSVLDNAHAAGLKVVIAPLSLPGMRWSQNNQGQFDDRLWQDKRYWAQAANFWRDLALVLKDHPAVAAYNLINEPAPERNAGLAEHADLQRMQQWYVGEQGGPRDLPALYRELVAAIREVDAVTPIMLDAGWYAAADAFGYWPAPLQDGRVLYSVHMYEPYSATSAPNMARKQPIPYPGPAPFGGKREQWDGERVAAYLQKPLDWADAMGVPRSRLVVGEFGCMRRLAGCKQYLEDVLTVLDKQQLHWAFYSFREDNWDGMDYELGAAKVPWRYWQAIDKGEPDPVARQATAEFEPIRRRLAP
- a CDS encoding MarR family winged helix-turn-helix transcriptional regulator, giving the protein MLTSECICTHLRRAARGVSRHYDEALAGFGVNVAQFSLLRHLQRLDRPSITTLAEAMGLDRSTLGRNLRVLEAEGLVKLADGDDQRNRVVLLSAAGEALLRAALPAWEQAQRQLVERLGEGQRDALIGLLERLA